TCCTTTCAACCAGTCCCCACCCGAGGAGGGGATGACGCTTCAGGAGGCTGCCCGTACCGTGCAGTTCTGGACCATTTGTTTCGCCTTTTTTTTGGTCCTCTTTTGTGCCGCCACTATCTTGATGCACATTGTTACCCATGCGATTGATCTTGGGATTTCACCGGCGAATGCCGCCAAGGTCCTTTCAGGGGTGGGCGCCGCAAGCATAGCCGGCAGGTTTGTGATGGGCAGTGCCGGTGACAGAATTGGGAACAAATCCGCACTGGTGATCTGTTTTCTGTGTCTGGTATCCAGCTTGATATGGTTGCAGCTCGCGGATAAGCTCTGGATGTTGTTCCTCTTTGCCATTGTGTACGGCTTCGCGCACGGCGGTTTTTACGCCCTGATTGCACCCCTCATAGCGGATCTGTTCGGGACCAGCTCACATGGGGTTATCTTTGGAATCGTTTCATTTGCCTCTACCATAGGCGGCGCACTGGGACCGGTGACAGGGGGGTATATCTTCGATATAACAGGCAGCTATGGGATGGTTTTTTGGATATTGACCACAGTGAGCATTGTGGGGCTTATCGCAGCTATTACCTTAAAACCTATCACGAGCAATGTATAAAATAATGTTCCTTTGGAGGAAAAAGAGGGGTGGGGCCTATGGGCAGATCTCTGCATTATACGACGGTGAGTCAGATAATCAAGGGGGCGGAAAAGCAAAAGGGATATTGCAAAGCCGTACCCCTTGACACCCTGCACAACGAGGATTATAATCTAGACAGACCAGACAGGAGGAAACCGATGGCACGCGTGTGGCAGATCCAAGAAGCGAAGAATAAGTTCAGCGAGGTCGTAGCAGAAGCCATCAAGCACGGCCCGCAGATCATCACCAAGCGCGGGGTCGAAACCGTGATTGTGCTTTCCTATGCTGAATATCGCAAGGTGATGCTCAACAAAACAAAGCTCTCCGACTTCTTCCGTGAGTCGCCGTTAGCCCAGGCAGACCTTGATCTGAGGCGTGACAAGAGCGGTCTGAGAGCAGATATCTCCCTATGAACTACGTACTTGATACCAACGTCATCTCTGAACTCATTGCAAAGCAACCCGACAAGAACGTTGTGGAATGGCTCGATCGTCTCGACCCAAACACGGTCTACCTCAGTGTCATCACCATTGGCGAGATACGCAAAGGTATCGAAAATCTTACGCCTTCGAAACGAAGAGAGGCAATCAGAGAATGGCTCGAAACGGATCTATTGCTCCGATTCCAGGGAAGAATTATTGAAATCACGACAGAGGTGATGTTGATCTGGGGTGAACTCACCGGGCGGTTAGAACAGGAGGGAAAACCAATCACAGCGATTGACTCCCTCATCGCTGCAATCGCCCTGCACGGGAATTATTGTCTCGTCACCCGAAATGAGCACGATTTTCAACATACAGGGGTGAAGATTATCAATCCGTGGAAAGAAGTATAACATAAGCTCAACGGGTTGGGGGATGGCGGTATTGATTAAGGCCACCCCTGCCCTTTTTGACTTCAGGAGATCACCGTCGTCCCCAAGTTTCCCCATGTTGAGCCCTGTCCCCAAAACTGGTTAAAAGATTGACAGCAACTAATTTTTCTGATTTAATTAATAAGAAAATATGAATTGTTAAATTGGAGGAAATATGAAGGTATCTG
This genomic interval from Deltaproteobacteria bacterium contains the following:
- a CDS encoding type II toxin-antitoxin system VapC family toxin codes for the protein MNYVLDTNVISELIAKQPDKNVVEWLDRLDPNTVYLSVITIGEIRKGIENLTPSKRREAIREWLETDLLLRFQGRIIEITTEVMLIWGELTGRLEQEGKPITAIDSLIAAIALHGNYCLVTRNEHDFQHTGVKIINPWKEV
- a CDS encoding type II toxin-antitoxin system Phd/YefM family antitoxin, with the translated sequence MARVWQIQEAKNKFSEVVAEAIKHGPQIITKRGVETVIVLSYAEYRKVMLNKTKLSDFFRESPLAQADLDLRRDKSGLRADISL